A part of Corynebacterium afermentans subsp. lipophilum genomic DNA contains:
- a CDS encoding ABC transporter permease, protein MGKYVLKRIGQALIVLLLAYTLAFFLLSALPSDGVAARYADPALGLSQAEIEQIREQMGVDKPLIQQYFATLAGLFTGDLGYSVATGTPVFDLIADAAPHTFALAATSIGLAIVVALATAYVATLPGAGPLRSFFRALPSFMVSLPGFWIAILLLQFFSFRLGWVNVVDPTPLEGLILPTLTLAVPMAAPLMQVLIRSIDEVRAQPFVQVVRARGASEARIFWRDVLRNSLLPAITMAGLLFGELVGGAVVTETVFGRAGLGSLTVNAVSSRDMPVLLGVVLIAATAYVVINLIVDLLYPVLDVRLRDQAAAETANTPATTAKEAVR, encoded by the coding sequence ATGGGCAAGTACGTACTCAAGCGCATCGGCCAGGCGCTCATCGTGCTCCTTTTGGCCTACACCCTGGCGTTCTTCCTGCTGTCCGCGCTGCCTTCCGACGGCGTGGCCGCCCGCTACGCGGACCCGGCCCTGGGCCTGTCTCAGGCAGAAATCGAGCAGATCCGCGAGCAGATGGGCGTGGACAAGCCGCTGATCCAGCAGTACTTCGCCACCCTCGCTGGGCTGTTTACCGGCGACTTGGGCTACTCGGTGGCCACCGGCACGCCCGTGTTCGACCTGATCGCGGACGCCGCGCCGCACACGTTCGCGCTCGCCGCGACGTCCATCGGCCTTGCAATCGTGGTGGCGCTGGCCACCGCGTACGTGGCCACCCTGCCCGGAGCGGGGCCGCTGCGCAGCTTCTTCCGCGCGCTGCCGTCGTTCATGGTGTCCCTGCCGGGCTTCTGGATCGCAATCCTGTTGCTGCAGTTTTTCTCCTTCCGGCTCGGCTGGGTCAACGTGGTTGACCCGACCCCGCTGGAGGGGCTGATCCTGCCCACGCTCACCCTCGCGGTGCCGATGGCCGCGCCGCTGATGCAGGTGCTTATCCGCTCCATCGACGAGGTCCGCGCCCAGCCGTTCGTGCAGGTCGTGCGCGCCCGCGGCGCGAGCGAGGCCCGCATTTTCTGGCGCGACGTGCTGCGCAACTCGCTTCTGCCCGCGATCACCATGGCTGGCCTGCTGTTCGGCGAGCTCGTCGGCGGTGCCGTGGTCACTGAGACCGTCTTCGGCCGCGCCGGGCTGGGCTCGCTGACCGTGAACGCCGTGTCCAGCCGCGACATGCCGGTGCTGCTCGGCGTGGTGCTCATCGCCGCCACCGCGTACGTGGTGATCAACCTGATCGTGGACCTGCTCTACCCGGTGCTGGACGTGCGCCTGCGCGATCAGGCCGCGGCGGAGACTGCAAACACCCCGGCTACGACTGCAAAGGAGGCCGTCCGATGA
- a CDS encoding ABC transporter permease has product MSTTNLVHNQRAPQKDHRPRKARKHRRWSSPATILSLIVLAIAALWAIVPGIFAPHDPYNGVDVALLAPNGEYIFGTDAVGRDLFSRVVYGARQSLLGALIAVAVGLVLGTLIGLIAGTQRGWVDTVLMRLVDVLLAIPGILLSLSIIIVTGFGSLQAAFAVGMTSVATFARLARSQVIQIANADFVEAAYGSGATQAQVLFRHVLPNSLTPVLALAALQFGTAILQLSILGFLGYGAPPPTPEWGLLIAEGRDFMATAWWLILLPGLAIVATVMSANHLSQVIQQEGDVQ; this is encoded by the coding sequence ATGAGCACGACCAACCTGGTGCACAACCAGCGCGCGCCGCAGAAGGACCACCGGCCGCGAAAGGCCCGCAAGCACCGCCGCTGGAGCTCGCCGGCGACCATCCTGTCGCTGATCGTGCTGGCCATCGCCGCGCTGTGGGCGATCGTGCCCGGCATCTTTGCGCCGCACGACCCGTACAACGGCGTCGACGTGGCGCTCCTCGCTCCCAATGGCGAGTACATCTTCGGCACCGACGCGGTGGGCCGCGACCTGTTCTCGCGCGTGGTCTACGGTGCACGCCAGTCGTTGCTCGGCGCCCTGATCGCCGTGGCCGTCGGTCTGGTGCTGGGCACCTTGATCGGCCTGATCGCCGGCACGCAGCGCGGCTGGGTGGACACGGTGCTGATGCGCCTGGTGGATGTGCTGCTGGCCATCCCCGGCATCCTGCTATCGCTGTCCATCATCATCGTCACCGGCTTCGGCTCGCTGCAGGCGGCGTTCGCTGTCGGCATGACGTCGGTGGCCACGTTTGCGCGCCTGGCACGCTCGCAGGTGATCCAGATTGCTAACGCGGACTTCGTCGAGGCCGCCTACGGCTCCGGTGCCACCCAGGCCCAGGTGCTGTTCCGCCACGTGCTGCCCAACTCGCTGACCCCGGTGCTGGCACTGGCCGCGCTGCAGTTCGGCACCGCCATCTTGCAGCTGTCCATCCTGGGTTTCCTCGGCTACGGCGCGCCGCCGCCGACGCCGGAGTGGGGCCTGCTCATCGCGGAAGGCCGCGACTTCATGGCAACCGCCTGGTGGCTGATCCTGCTGCCCGGCCTGGCCATTGTGGCCACGGTGATGTCCGCCAACCACCTGTCCCAGGTGATCCAACAGGAAGGTGATGTGCAATGA
- a CDS encoding dipeptide ABC transporter ATP-binding protein, with protein sequence MSAPLLEVDGLTVAYGDADPVVRDISFSVEAGKMTAIVGESGSGKTTSAMAALDLLGPSGNVLDGSIRFKGQELSNLTNAEWRKLRGTKIGLVPQDPNNSLNPLKTIGASVEDGLEIHGVGDAAERRRKAIALLERVGIDDPERRYDQYPHELSGGMKQRVLIAAAVALEPEVLIADEPTSALDVTVQKTILDLLDEMRADLGLGIIFITHDLAVAGDRADDVVIMERGEVVEHGPVGQVLTSPQQDYSKRLLANVPSLAVADAYRRPPVAPETLLSVSGLTKRYGDFTAVEDISFDVARGSTHALVGGSGSGKTTTGRAISMFNQPTAGSITLDGTELTGLSPKQQRGLRRRVQMVYQNPYSSLDPKMRVGEIVAEPLRNLAGASKREAATRADEFLDRVALDPAQFANRTPAQLSGGQRQRVAIARALIVEPELVVLDEAVSALDVTVQAQILELLEDLQRELGLTYVFISHDLAVVRQISDTVSVFSRGRQVEYGATNDVFAHPKHEVTRELINAIPGTVFRARQLGEFVV encoded by the coding sequence ATGAGTGCGCCCCTACTCGAGGTAGACGGCCTGACCGTCGCGTACGGCGACGCGGACCCGGTGGTGCGCGACATTTCGTTTTCCGTCGAGGCCGGGAAGATGACCGCGATCGTGGGCGAGTCCGGCTCCGGTAAAACCACCTCCGCGATGGCGGCGCTGGATCTGCTGGGGCCTAGCGGCAACGTTTTGGACGGCAGCATTCGCTTCAAGGGCCAGGAGCTTTCCAACCTGACTAACGCCGAGTGGCGCAAGCTGCGCGGCACGAAGATCGGGCTGGTGCCGCAGGATCCGAACAACTCGCTCAACCCGTTGAAAACCATCGGCGCGTCCGTTGAGGACGGGTTGGAAATTCATGGGGTGGGGGATGCGGCGGAGCGCCGTCGTAAAGCAATTGCCCTGCTGGAGCGCGTGGGCATCGACGACCCGGAGCGCCGCTACGACCAGTACCCGCACGAGCTGTCCGGCGGCATGAAGCAGCGGGTGCTCATCGCGGCGGCGGTGGCGCTTGAGCCCGAGGTGCTGATTGCGGACGAGCCGACGTCCGCGCTCGATGTGACGGTGCAGAAAACCATCCTGGACCTGCTGGATGAGATGCGCGCTGATCTGGGACTTGGCATCATTTTCATCACCCATGACCTCGCTGTTGCGGGTGATCGGGCGGACGATGTGGTGATCATGGAGCGCGGCGAAGTGGTCGAGCACGGGCCGGTGGGCCAGGTGCTAACCAGCCCGCAACAGGACTACTCGAAGCGCCTGCTCGCCAACGTGCCCTCGCTTGCGGTCGCAGATGCTTATCGACGTCCTCCGGTTGCCCCGGAGACCCTCCTTTCCGTCAGTGGGCTGACCAAGCGTTACGGCGACTTCACCGCAGTTGAGGACATCTCCTTCGACGTGGCGCGCGGCTCCACCCACGCGCTGGTGGGCGGCTCCGGCTCCGGCAAGACCACCACGGGGCGCGCGATTTCTATGTTTAACCAGCCCACGGCGGGAAGCATCACCCTGGACGGCACCGAGCTGACTGGGCTTTCGCCGAAGCAGCAGCGCGGCCTCCGCAGGCGGGTGCAGATGGTGTACCAGAACCCGTACTCTTCGCTGGACCCGAAGATGCGCGTTGGCGAGATCGTCGCCGAGCCGTTGCGCAACCTCGCCGGCGCTTCCAAGCGTGAGGCGGCCACACGCGCCGACGAATTCTTGGACCGCGTGGCGCTGGACCCGGCCCAGTTTGCCAACCGCACTCCGGCGCAGCTGTCCGGCGGCCAGCGCCAGCGCGTGGCCATCGCCCGCGCGCTCATCGTGGAGCCGGAGCTGGTGGTGCTGGACGAGGCCGTCTCCGCACTCGATGTGACCGTGCAGGCCCAAATCCTGGAGCTGCTCGAGGACCTGCAGCGAGAACTCGGCCTGACCTACGTGTTCATCTCCCACGATCTGGCGGTGGTGCGCCAGATCTCGGATACCGTGAGTGTGTTCAGCCGCGGCCGCCAGGTGGAATACGGGGCGACCAACGACGTGTTTGCACACCCGAAGCACGAAGTCACCCGCGAGCTCATCAACGCCATCCCCGGCACCGTGTTCCGGGCCCGACAGTTAGGAGAGTTTGTTGTCTAA
- a CDS encoding alkylhydroperoxidase domain protein, producing the protein MSNRTDIIDTLAETPAELAELRRRRPEAVENAQRSFEALFEPTDDALIQALPVATRYAVAAFIAGVSGAQRATAFYTDLLTDEDESLVAVVDDAVRAGVSAGPYAGGDFVTFGDGPLAAAFDFAHLLTFHPKDASPAAIGHLQEAGYNENAIVSLGQLIAFVAFQLRVVHGVRVLAGGGGVPEGVEKRAGVADPGWAPAAATLQPEVVAPETFVAHPLGWKPWVAPLEKGELTDAHVDALIKPERADMEYFRLLARDPQALKARTLTDLDIFYNTEGGLGRAERELAATVASRLNGCEYCASVHQGRSKDEGGDAEAIDKLLADGVTADLNSELWNAIRDAAVALTRTPYEFGTSHVDALRAAGLDDLAVLDVVNSSAFFNWANRLMLTLGAPDVPKRYR; encoded by the coding sequence TTGTCTAACCGCACTGACATTATTGACACCCTGGCCGAGACTCCGGCGGAGCTCGCCGAGCTGCGCCGCCGCCGTCCCGAGGCGGTGGAGAACGCCCAGCGCAGCTTCGAGGCACTGTTCGAGCCGACCGACGACGCGCTGATCCAGGCGCTGCCGGTTGCCACCCGCTACGCCGTTGCCGCGTTCATCGCCGGCGTCTCCGGCGCGCAGCGCGCCACGGCGTTCTACACCGACCTGCTTACCGACGAAGACGAGTCGCTCGTCGCCGTGGTCGATGACGCGGTGCGCGCAGGTGTGTCTGCCGGACCCTACGCAGGCGGGGACTTTGTCACTTTCGGCGATGGTCCGCTTGCCGCGGCGTTCGACTTCGCCCACCTGCTTACCTTCCACCCGAAGGATGCCTCCCCCGCGGCGATCGGGCACCTGCAGGAGGCGGGCTACAACGAAAACGCGATCGTCTCGCTCGGCCAGCTCATTGCCTTTGTGGCGTTCCAGCTGCGTGTCGTGCACGGCGTGCGTGTGCTGGCAGGTGGCGGCGGGGTGCCGGAGGGCGTCGAGAAGCGTGCCGGCGTTGCGGATCCCGGTTGGGCGCCCGCCGCCGCCACCCTGCAGCCCGAAGTGGTTGCGCCCGAGACGTTTGTGGCACACCCGCTGGGCTGGAAGCCGTGGGTGGCGCCGCTGGAAAAGGGCGAGCTGACCGACGCGCACGTCGACGCCCTGATCAAGCCCGAGCGCGCCGACATGGAGTACTTCCGCCTGCTCGCGCGCGATCCGCAGGCGCTGAAGGCCCGCACGCTGACGGACCTGGACATCTTCTACAACACCGAAGGTGGGCTGGGCCGCGCCGAGCGCGAACTCGCCGCCACGGTGGCCTCTCGTTTGAACGGCTGCGAGTACTGCGCCTCGGTGCACCAGGGCCGTTCCAAGGATGAGGGCGGCGACGCGGAGGCCATTGACAAGCTGCTTGCCGACGGCGTGACCGCCGACCTCAACTCCGAGCTGTGGAACGCCATCCGCGACGCCGCGGTGGCGCTGACCCGCACCCCCTACGAATTCGGTACGTCACACGTGGACGCGCTGCGGGCCGCGGGCCTGGACGACCTGGCGGTGCTGGATGTGGTGAACTCGTCCGCGTTCTTCAACTGGGCGAACCGGCTCATGCTCACGCTCGGCGCGCCGGACGTGCCGAAGCGCTACCGCTAG
- a CDS encoding PspC domain-containing protein, whose translation MAQGSSNSLKHMWDTRPYRIPKDEGGRAVIAGVCAGFGERYKVDPVAVRIAFVILSLVFGGGIFAYLLCWMFMPRVGMNITPAKAIITPKSELTPHEIEERKPGWWLLIGLIVFLPAAGQAGDLRGTLLSFAAFFFVWFFTYARQPEPPAGPNSNDDLVWR comes from the coding sequence ATGGCTCAAGGATCTTCGAATTCGCTCAAGCACATGTGGGACACGCGCCCGTACCGCATCCCGAAGGACGAGGGTGGGCGCGCCGTCATCGCCGGTGTCTGCGCCGGTTTCGGCGAGCGCTACAAGGTCGACCCGGTGGCCGTGCGCATCGCGTTTGTCATCCTCAGTCTGGTCTTCGGCGGCGGCATCTTCGCCTACCTGCTGTGCTGGATGTTCATGCCGCGCGTGGGCATGAACATCACCCCGGCGAAGGCGATCATCACGCCGAAAAGCGAGCTCACACCGCACGAGATCGAGGAACGCAAGCCCGGGTGGTGGCTGCTCATCGGCCTGATCGTGTTCCTGCCTGCGGCCGGCCAAGCGGGGGATCTGCGAGGCACGCTACTTAGCTTCGCCGCGTTCTTCTTCGTCTGGTTCTTCACCTACGCGCGCCAGCCGGAGCCGCCGGCAGGTCCCAACAGCAACGACGATCTGGTCTGGCGCTAG
- a CDS encoding Y-family DNA polymerase — translation MRAAALWFPDWPVQAAWLESGDELAEPIAIAAQYRIKVCSHAARQVGIRRGMRVRNAQAVAPELTVIEDNPDRDGRMFASLAASFDEVAASVEVIRPGLVVVDVDAAGRFHGSEGKALEMLIDAASRSGIDAFAGAADEIATALIAARSSQVIPPGGSAEFLAAQPLGVLVAEESLAADMDTVKALGQLGISTLGELAKLPPNAVTTRFGTKGMRIHRIASAAPDRRVAPELPVEDLAVAITPEDPIERVDAAAFAARALAASLHERLKDAGRNCLRLKVIAELHDGSRVERVWRTREPLTESATADRVRWQLDGWLTNGGSGAITSLTLEPLEFAAPEPVGELWADGASTDTARRVVERVQSQLGIDAVLQPRLIGGRGVAERVAMVPFGEEPEDVDRQSWPGAIPQPLPARLGGGIDHPASRIMLINATGAPVIVTAEALLNSEPYGLAWGDKRYLVTGWAGPWPVDADWWTQTELPAGRVARMQVVGREGGEEGAVTGWLLVWSRRSWRVEAVY, via the coding sequence ATGAGGGCCGCGGCGCTGTGGTTCCCGGACTGGCCGGTGCAGGCCGCGTGGCTGGAATCTGGCGATGAGCTGGCAGAACCGATCGCGATCGCGGCGCAGTACCGGATAAAGGTGTGCTCGCACGCCGCGCGCCAGGTGGGTATCCGTCGCGGGATGCGGGTACGCAACGCGCAGGCGGTCGCACCCGAGCTGACGGTGATAGAGGACAACCCGGACCGCGACGGGCGCATGTTCGCTTCGCTGGCCGCCAGCTTCGACGAGGTCGCCGCCAGCGTGGAGGTGATACGCCCCGGGCTCGTGGTGGTGGACGTGGACGCCGCAGGCCGCTTCCACGGCAGCGAGGGCAAAGCGCTCGAGATGCTTATCGACGCAGCCTCGCGCAGCGGCATCGACGCCTTCGCAGGCGCCGCCGACGAGATCGCCACCGCGCTGATCGCCGCGCGCTCCTCCCAGGTGATCCCGCCGGGAGGGTCGGCCGAGTTTTTGGCCGCGCAGCCGCTGGGTGTGCTGGTGGCGGAAGAGTCGCTCGCCGCAGACATGGACACCGTCAAAGCGCTTGGGCAGTTGGGCATCTCCACCCTCGGGGAGCTGGCGAAACTGCCGCCGAACGCGGTGACCACTCGCTTCGGCACCAAAGGTATGCGCATCCACCGCATAGCCTCCGCCGCGCCGGACCGCCGCGTCGCCCCGGAGCTGCCGGTGGAAGACCTCGCCGTGGCCATCACGCCTGAGGACCCGATCGAGCGCGTGGACGCCGCCGCCTTCGCCGCCCGCGCCCTGGCCGCCAGCCTGCACGAACGGCTCAAAGACGCTGGCCGCAACTGCCTGCGCCTGAAAGTTATCGCCGAGCTTCACGACGGCTCCCGCGTCGAACGCGTCTGGCGCACCCGCGAACCGCTCACCGAATCGGCCACCGCGGACCGCGTGCGCTGGCAGCTCGACGGCTGGCTGACAAACGGCGGCTCCGGCGCAATCACCAGCCTCACCCTCGAGCCGCTCGAATTCGCCGCGCCCGAACCAGTCGGCGAACTGTGGGCCGACGGCGCCTCCACCGACACCGCGCGCCGGGTGGTCGAGCGCGTTCAGTCCCAGCTCGGCATCGATGCGGTGCTTCAACCGCGGCTCATCGGTGGGCGCGGGGTGGCCGAGCGCGTGGCGATGGTGCCGTTCGGGGAGGAACCGGAGGACGTCGATAGGCAATCGTGGCCCGGTGCGATCCCTCAACCCCTGCCCGCGCGCCTCGGCGGCGGCATCGACCACCCGGCCTCGCGCATCATGCTTATCAACGCCACCGGCGCCCCCGTCATCGTCACCGCCGAAGCCCTGCTAAACAGCGAACCGTACGGGCTGGCCTGGGGCGACAAGCGCTACCTCGTCACCGGGTGGGCGGGCCCGTGGCCCGTGGACGCGGACTGGTGGACGCAAACCGAACTGCCCGCAGGCCGCGTCGCACGCATGCAGGTTGTGGGCCGCGAAGGAGGGGAAGAAGGTGCCGTGACCGGCTGGCTTTTAGTGTGGAGCCGGCGCAGCTGGCGCGTGGAGGCGGTGTACTAG
- a CDS encoding AMIN-like domain-containing (lipo)protein: protein MFKFSGLSRAALAGACVATSVACSACSVIGDGAGKTLTGSLASPTTKLQPLGTADSSPKTQRPSAPSRLAVVGVRVGAHEGFDRVVVDLAGDGDPGWFVDYTSTPMQETVGQPLQVAGNFFLNINVDGTVYPFELGKDNDVPVTMAGDTGNVIDVISAGTYEGRSQVVVGLRSELPYSVQVLKDPTRIVVDIVQK, encoded by the coding sequence GTGTTTAAATTTTCCGGTCTTTCCCGCGCGGCGCTCGCGGGCGCGTGCGTAGCTACTTCTGTGGCCTGCAGCGCCTGCAGCGTCATCGGCGACGGTGCTGGAAAAACGCTGACGGGCAGTCTGGCCTCCCCTACCACGAAGCTGCAGCCGCTGGGCACCGCAGACTCGTCGCCGAAGACGCAGCGCCCGTCCGCGCCGTCGCGCCTGGCCGTGGTCGGCGTGCGCGTCGGCGCACACGAGGGCTTCGACCGCGTGGTGGTGGACCTGGCAGGCGACGGCGATCCGGGCTGGTTCGTGGACTACACCTCCACCCCGATGCAGGAAACGGTGGGCCAACCGCTGCAGGTGGCGGGCAACTTTTTCCTCAACATCAACGTCGACGGCACCGTGTACCCCTTTGAGCTGGGCAAGGACAACGATGTCCCGGTGACCATGGCGGGCGACACCGGCAACGTCATCGACGTGATCAGCGCCGGCACGTACGAGGGCCGCAGCCAGGTCGTGGTGGGTCTGCGCTCCGAGCTGCCGTACTCGGTGCAGGTGCTCAAGGATCCCACGCGCATTGTCGTGGATATCGTGCAGAAGTAG
- a CDS encoding sucrase ferredoxin — MQQLPCSDVEVEPLPGTAKPGSVYVLFEWPEAWPRDVMGDAALGEGLTAKLAPMLEAHDATLLLIRHPTREGRNISDHHLYLVFADEAVTEVKHIDSPDELLELDLSGPGRNGAERRERPLLLICTHAKRDRCCAVKGRPLVNELHARHPFGPGNDVVWETSHIKGHRFAPTMLLLPWAYSFGRMNIEATDAMLADASEGRYFVPGNRGRGTLGPAEQVAELAVAAEVPGARYGQFEVAAPDGGSVLVTDTASGQAYEVQLEQRPVSGVVDSCGKAPKESTAWVAASVAPVAR; from the coding sequence ATGCAACAACTGCCCTGCTCTGACGTAGAGGTTGAACCGCTGCCGGGAACCGCCAAACCCGGCTCTGTGTACGTGCTTTTTGAGTGGCCGGAAGCCTGGCCCCGCGACGTCATGGGCGACGCCGCCCTCGGCGAGGGGCTCACCGCGAAACTTGCGCCCATGCTGGAGGCTCACGACGCCACGCTGCTGCTCATCCGCCACCCAACGCGCGAGGGGCGCAACATCAGCGACCACCACCTCTATCTCGTCTTCGCCGACGAGGCCGTCACCGAGGTCAAGCATATCGACAGCCCCGACGAGCTGCTGGAGCTGGATCTTTCCGGCCCGGGCCGCAACGGCGCCGAGCGCCGCGAACGCCCGCTGCTGCTGATTTGCACCCACGCCAAGCGCGACCGCTGTTGCGCCGTCAAGGGCCGCCCGCTGGTCAACGAGCTGCACGCGCGCCACCCGTTCGGCCCCGGCAACGACGTGGTGTGGGAGACCTCCCACATCAAGGGCCACCGCTTCGCGCCGACGATGCTTCTCTTGCCGTGGGCCTACAGCTTCGGCCGCATGAACATTGAGGCCACCGACGCCATGCTTGCCGACGCATCCGAGGGCCGCTACTTCGTCCCCGGCAACCGCGGCCGCGGCACCCTCGGACCCGCCGAGCAGGTGGCTGAGCTCGCCGTCGCCGCAGAGGTGCCCGGTGCACGCTACGGCCAGTTCGAGGTCGCAGCGCCTGATGGTGGTTCCGTCCTGGTCACCGACACGGCGTCCGGCCAGGCGTACGAAGTCCAGCTGGAGCAGCGCCCGGTATCCGGCGTGGTCGACTCGTGCGGAAAGGCGCCGAAGGAGAGCACGGCCTGGGTCGCAGCGTCGGTTGCTCCCGTGGCGCGGTAA
- a CDS encoding HAD family hydrolase, which yields MKVAAFDFDGTLHHPPHGFREEDIAAIDAWRAAGHLAFSATGHSRTALAHGMRGSELTFDYQVLSNGGSATDGANRELIYGHEVAGSVLQATLDAFGPRDGLAIFGTTLGHVDGVFANNTGITHTFTAHFAQMTPADIPDHRFAVVPIWVPGNAELRAEVVDWASTLGEVEVAQNQDYIDLMAPGRSKGAGILQLLDELRLPRESLQLYTFGDSWNDLPMHAIADASHSFHHSPAEVRAATDHVIGSVAEVLGEYM from the coding sequence ATGAAGGTTGCGGCGTTCGACTTCGATGGCACTCTCCACCACCCTCCCCACGGTTTCCGCGAGGAGGACATCGCCGCGATAGATGCCTGGCGCGCTGCCGGGCATCTCGCTTTTTCTGCCACCGGCCACTCCCGCACGGCGCTCGCCCACGGGATGCGCGGCAGCGAGCTCACCTTCGACTACCAGGTGCTGTCCAACGGCGGTTCCGCCACGGACGGGGCGAACCGGGAGCTCATCTACGGCCACGAGGTCGCAGGCTCCGTGTTGCAGGCGACTCTGGACGCCTTCGGGCCCCGCGACGGCCTGGCCATCTTCGGCACCACCCTGGGCCACGTCGACGGGGTGTTCGCTAACAACACCGGCATCACCCACACCTTCACCGCGCATTTTGCGCAGATGACTCCCGCGGACATCCCCGACCACCGCTTCGCCGTCGTGCCCATCTGGGTGCCCGGCAACGCCGAGCTGCGCGCGGAGGTCGTCGACTGGGCCTCCACGCTCGGCGAGGTCGAGGTCGCTCAGAACCAGGACTACATCGATCTCATGGCCCCGGGCCGCTCTAAAGGCGCAGGGATCTTGCAGCTTCTCGACGAGCTCCGCCTCCCCCGCGAATCCCTCCAGCTCTACACATTCGGCGATTCCTGGAACGACCTGCCCATGCACGCCATCGCGGATGCCTCCCACAGCTTCCACCACTCCCCCGCAGAGGTACGCGCCGCCACGGACCACGTCATCGGCTCCGTGGCGGAGGTTCTGGGCGAGTACATGTAG
- a CDS encoding methionine ABC transporter permease encodes MTALNTGVTEYILAEPNWDTLGPTFLEAIGDTLWMVAITMVVGGFFGLLLGLFLYTTRPGGILQNKAVYTIINVAVNFFRPIPFIIMIAMLYPLTLQVVGTTIGRAAATFVMCFSATFTVARIVEQNLVAIDPGVIEAARSMGASPWKIITSVILPEALGPLILGYTFIFIAVIDMSAMAGYIGGGGVGDFAIVYGYRAFEPQVTWAAVLVIVVIVQLAQFLGNWLSKKVMRR; translated from the coding sequence ATGACCGCGTTGAACACTGGCGTAACCGAGTACATCCTCGCCGAGCCGAACTGGGACACCCTCGGCCCCACCTTCCTCGAAGCGATCGGCGACACGCTGTGGATGGTGGCCATCACCATGGTCGTCGGCGGCTTCTTCGGCCTGCTTCTGGGCCTGTTTCTGTACACCACCCGCCCGGGCGGCATCCTGCAGAACAAGGCGGTGTACACCATCATCAACGTGGCGGTGAACTTCTTCCGCCCCATCCCGTTCATCATCATGATCGCGATGCTCTACCCGCTGACCTTGCAGGTGGTGGGCACCACCATCGGCCGCGCCGCCGCCACGTTTGTGATGTGTTTTTCCGCCACGTTCACCGTTGCTCGCATTGTGGAGCAGAACCTGGTGGCCATTGACCCGGGCGTGATCGAGGCGGCCCGTTCCATGGGTGCGAGCCCGTGGAAGATCATCACCTCGGTGATCCTGCCGGAGGCGCTCGGCCCGCTGATTTTGGGCTACACCTTCATCTTCATCGCGGTGATCGACATGTCCGCCATGGCCGGCTACATCGGCGGCGGCGGCGTGGGCGACTTCGCCATCGTGTACGGCTACCGAGCGTTCGAGCCTCAGGTCACCTGGGCTGCGGTGCTGGTCATCGTGGTCATCGTGCAGCTGGCGCAGTTCCTGGGCAACTGGCTGTCCAAGAAGGTCATGCGCCGGTAA
- a CDS encoding methionine ABC transporter ATP-binding protein, with product MTKTGTRIEFRNVSKVFKTKDREVTAVDDVTLTVEPGEILGVIGYSGAGKSTLVRLINGLDMPTSGQLLLDGTDVVGMPERKLREIRRNVGMIFQQFNLFSSRTAAGNIEYPLKLAGVDKQERKRRVAELLDFVGLSERGENYPEQLSGGQKQRVGIARALATNPSLLLADEATSALDPETTQEVLGVLRRVNEELGITIVVITHEMDVIRAIADKVAVMEDGKVVEYGSVYDVFANPQTSVAQRFAATSLRNRPDEVEARELLAKPGRLFTVDLTEDSGFFGAAEAARERGVTVEPVHAGITTLQERSFGKMTVRLNGDDAAINEFLATLQRNTEIEEITR from the coding sequence ATGACAAAAACCGGCACCCGGATTGAGTTCCGGAACGTATCCAAGGTCTTCAAAACCAAAGACCGCGAGGTCACGGCCGTCGACGACGTCACCCTGACCGTCGAGCCGGGCGAGATCCTCGGCGTGATCGGCTATTCGGGTGCCGGCAAGTCCACGCTTGTCCGCCTCATCAACGGCCTGGACATGCCCACCTCGGGGCAATTACTTCTCGACGGCACCGACGTCGTCGGCATGCCCGAGCGCAAACTGCGCGAGATCCGCCGCAACGTCGGCATGATCTTCCAGCAGTTCAACCTCTTTTCCTCCCGCACCGCCGCCGGCAACATCGAGTACCCGCTGAAGCTGGCCGGTGTGGACAAGCAGGAGCGCAAGCGCCGCGTCGCGGAACTGCTCGACTTCGTCGGCCTTTCCGAGCGCGGCGAAAACTACCCGGAGCAGCTCTCCGGCGGCCAGAAGCAGCGCGTGGGCATCGCCCGTGCGCTGGCGACCAACCCGTCGCTTTTGCTTGCCGACGAAGCCACGTCCGCCCTCGACCCCGAAACCACCCAAGAGGTCCTCGGCGTGCTGCGCCGTGTGAACGAGGAACTGGGCATCACCATCGTGGTGATCACCCACGAGATGGACGTCATCCGCGCCATCGCCGACAAGGTCGCCGTCATGGAAGACGGCAAGGTGGTGGAATACGGCAGCGTCTACGACGTGTTCGCCAACCCGCAGACCTCCGTGGCGCAGCGCTTCGCCGCCACCAGCCTGCGCAACCGCCCCGACGAAGTGGAGGCGCGCGAGCTGTTGGCCAAGCCGGGCCGCCTGTTCACCGTGGACCTCACCGAGGATTCCGGGTTCTTCGGCGCCGCCGAGGCCGCCCGCGAGCGCGGCGTAACGGTGGAGCCGGTGCACGCCGGCATCACCACCCTGCAGGAGCGCTCCTTCGGCAAGATGACCGTGCGCCTTAACGGCGACGATGCCGCCATCAACGAGTTTTTGGCCACCCTGCAGCGAAACACCGAGATTGAGGAGATCACCCGATGA